In Plasmodium gaboni strain SY75 chromosome 14, whole genome shotgun sequence, one genomic interval encodes:
- a CDS encoding putative apyrase, which produces MENMIGRPLIEKRKKETHISIRKDNILKDIEGGEKKKEKKINEILFLCLICLLVIIWLIYICSKKDIFLSYLENEKEYGIIIDAGSNGTRIHLFEWKRKEYKVINKNEENNLTKVKEIFNANIKKSISTISYNEIKDILIYLINKVIDHLIEKKIYIYNKKKWKSYPFYFEATGGMRNLKQEERNLRMKYIKNILSNDNYNPFNFLNEYARILSGEEEGIYGWLAVNNLLNSIFSKPNNTYGAIDLGGSSTQITFYPIDDNILENYNSLLLNNKLIRLYSHSFIGYGWIDSLFRVNIYLCLGIIKKLSARNIKKISQHEDYYNNYINDYFYKNLPNYNSFFFSSNIKINNNNKENNNHHNNDHINDNVKKQNYTYNYYKQKYIYTNPKKVYYIKDNINNSNKSYQNIWDILLQEIIKYIHYSQKNYPIGGYSTDTYDYTYNIYDDQPYDIENFIKTIKDFKRNSKEDTIMVVQNPCLPYPYEMKIILPTYNLITSQFVIPKNVNGNKIGKIYDIKNNDNNYNHKDNINDMYELNSNEGYDNFISNGFLRLNIINNNMSLMDNIYEDFKNKGYLNNVLKKINDNKMNDNLKNDMIKYLFEKIINEKIKELYINISVKIMGSNNFKQCLECTKKLFYEQPCFLSSCSFNGIYQPNLENNQFVLHGQFKKVITYLGFKKYLQLNKMKKHIHKICNMNLYELTKNNMSNKILDNQITTFCWKSIWSYSLLFYGFKFNENSKLLIINDDINISYDSPGTSHTWKQYCNRVENKEQNNYLHDQVYYNNEYNLNNKIDNISWTHGSMIYQINTFQEHVISRKFKLYNEVLFALFLIIFIILIILGGYIFKFKEILKNKYRFL; this is translated from the exons ATGGAGAATATGATCGGACGGCCTTTGAtagaaaaaagaaaaaaggaAACTCATATAAGCATAAGAAAGGATAACATATTGAAAGATATTGAAGGgggggaaaaaaaaaaagaaaaaaaaattaatgaaatattatttttgtgtCTTATATGCCTACTAGTGATAATATGGTTAATTTACATTTGTTctaaaaaagatatatttttatcatatttagaaaatgaaaaggaGTATGGAATTATTATAGATGCAGGATCAAATGGAACCCGAATCCATTTATTTGAATggaaaagaaaagaatataaagtaataaataagaatgaagaaaataatttaacAAAAGTGAAGGAAATATTTAATGctaatataaaaaaaagtatatctactatttcttataatgagataaaagatatattaatatatttaattaataaagTTATTGATCAtttaatagaaaaaaaaatttatatatataataaaaaaaaatggaaatcatatccattttattttgaagCAACAGGAGGAATGAGAAATTTAAAACAAGAAGAAAGGAATTTAAgaatgaaatatataaaaaatatattatcaaatgataattataacccttttaattttttaaatgaatatgCAAGAATTTTATCAGGAGAAGAAGAAGGAATATATGGATGGCTAGCtgtaaataatttattaaattctATTTTTTCTAAACCTAATAATACATATGGTGCAATAGATTTAGGAGGATCTTCTACTCAAATAACATTCTATCCTAtagatgataatatattagaaaattataattcacttttattaaataataaattaataagATTATATTCTCATTCATTTATAGGATATGGTTGGATAGACTCATTATTTAgagtaaatatatatttatgtctaggaataataaaaaagttGAGTGCaagaaatataaagaaaatatcACAACATGAggattattataataattatattaatgattatttttataagaacttaccaaattataattcgttttttttttcttcaaatatcaaaataaataacaacaataaagaaaataataatcacCATAATAATGACcatataaatgataatgttaagaaacaaaattacacttataattattataaacaaaaatacatttatacaaatccaaaaaaagtatattatataaaagataatataaataattcaaataaatCATATCAAAACATTTGggatatattattacaagaaattataaaatatatacattattcacaaaaaaattatccAATTGGAGGATATTCTACAGATACATATGATTATACatacaatatatatgatgacCAACCATATGATAttgaaaattttataaagaCAATAAAAGATTTTAAAAGAAACTCAAAAGAAGATACTATAATGGTTGTACAAAATCCATGTTTGCCTTATCCTTAtgaaatgaaaataatattgcCTACGTACAATCTGATAACTAGCCAATTTGTCATTCCAAAGAATGTGAATGGAAATAAAAtaggaaaaatatatgacataaaaaataatgataataattataaccataaagataatattaatgatatgTACGAATTAAATAGTAATGAGGGCtatgataattttatttcaaaTGGTTTTCTTAgattaaatataataaacaataatatGTCCCTTATggataatatatatgaagattttaaaaataagggatatttaaataatgtcttgaaaaaaataaatgataataaaatgaatgaTAATCTGAAGAATgatatgataaaatatctgtttgaaaaaataattaatgaaaaaattaaagaactatatataaatatatcagTAAAAATAATGGGATCCAATAATTTTAAGCAATGTTTAGAATGTACAAAAAAACTTTTTTATGAACAACCTTGTTTTCTATCTTCTTGTAGTTTCAATGGAATATATCAACCTAATCTAGAAAACAATCAATTTGTTTTACATGGTCAATTTAAAAAAGTTATAACCTATTTAggttttaaaaaatatctacaattaaataaaatgaagAAACATATACACAAAATTTGTAACATGAACTTATACGaattaacaaaaaataatatgtcTAATAAAATTTTGGATAATCAAATTACTACATTTTGTTGGAAATCTATATGGtcatattctttattattctATGGTTTTAAGTTTAATGAAAATAGTAAActtttaattataaatgatgatatCAATATTTCATATGACTCACCAGGTACTTCACATACATGGAAGCAATATTGTAATA GGGTTGAAAATAAggaacaaaataattatttacaCGACCaagtatattataataatgaatataacttaaataacaaaataGATAATATTAGTTGGACTCATGGATCTATGATATACcaaataaatacatttcAAGAGCATGTTATTTCAAG aaaatttaaattatacAATGAAGTTCTCTTTGCGCTTTTccttataatatttattattcttattattcTAGGAGgctatatttttaaattcaaggaaatattaaaaaacaaatatcgatttttataa